From one Anopheles cruzii chromosome 3, idAnoCruzAS_RS32_06, whole genome shotgun sequence genomic stretch:
- the LOC128275648 gene encoding ubiquitin-conjugating enzyme E2 Q2, with translation MACLNTLKLEIKTLEQVFPKNHERFQILNATVDELSCRFIGRNGKQYVIHANITETYPSTPPVWFAESEDTSISNAVQILTNTKGLDNHVINQVHILLRELCRQHTVPLPPDLETLKKAFQPNGGAVLQLQAAHQQHGMPPQQLLSPHQQLQMQQQQQQQIEEIDSDCDDIEDVVGESDQESEGEEDLPLEMDDGRSTAKKDEMEVEHLATLERLRQTQRQDYLKGSVSGSVQATDRLMKELRDIYRSDSFKNNMYSIELVNDSIYEWNIRLMSVDPDSPLHNDLVLLKEREGKDSILLNIIFKETYPFEPPFVRVVHPIISGGYVLVGGAICMELLTKQGWSSAYTVEAVIMQIAATLVKGKARIQFGPTKSTSQGQYSLARAQQSFKSLVQIHEKNGWFTPPKEDG, from the exons ATGGCGTGCCTGAACACTCTGAAacttgaaataaaaacactcGAGCAGGTCTTCCCCAAGAACCATGAACGTTTCCAAATCCTCAACGCGACCGTGGACGAGCTGAGCTGCCGTTTTATCGGGCGCAACGGCAAGCAATACGTAATCCATGCCAACATTACG GAAACGTACCCTTCAACACCGCCAGTATGGTTCGCAGAGAGCGAGGACACAAGCATAAGCAACGCTGTACAAATACTTACGAACACTAAAGGTTTAGATAATCATGTTATAAATCAG GTTCACATACTACTGCGCGAACTCTGCCGGCAGCACACGGTACCGCTACCTCCAGACCTGGAAACGCTCAAAAAGGCCTTCCAACCGAACGGCGGGGCCGTCCTTCAGCTTCAGGCcgcccatcagcagcacggtATGCCACCTCAGCAGCTCCTTTCGCCGCACCAACAGCTgcaaatgcagcagcagcaacagcagcaaatcgAAGAGATTGACTCGGACTGTGATGATATCGAAGACGTGGTGGGCGAAAGTGATCAGGAGAGCGAAGGGGAAGAGGATTTACCGCTGGAAATGGACGATGGTCGCAGCACAGCAAAG AAAGACGAAATGGAGGTCGAGCACCTAGCCACACTGGAGAGATTGAGGCAAACGCAGCGACAGGACTACTTGAAG GGTTCCGTGTCCGGCTCGGTGCAGGCGACCGATCGACTGATGAAGGAGCTACGCGACATCTACCGATCGGACTCGTTCAAAAACAACATGTACTCGATAGAGCTGGTGAACGATTCGATCTACGAGTGGAACATCCGCCTGATGTCCGTCGATCCGGACAGCCCACTGCACAACGATCTGGTGTTGCTGAAGGAGCGAGAAGGCAAGGACAGCATACTGCTGAACATTATCTTCAAGGAGACGTACCCATTTGAGCCACCGTTCGTGCGCGTCGTGCATCCGATCATATCCG GCGGCTACGTGCTGGTGGGTGGTGCAATCTGCATGGAACTGCTCACGAAGCAGGGCTGGAGTTCGGCCTACACGGTGGAAGCGGTCATCATGCAAATCGCGGCCACACTAGTCAAGGGCAAGGCGCGAATACAGTTCGGTCCAACCAAG TCTACTTCGCAGGGCCAGTACAGCTTAGCTAGAGCGCAGCAGAGTTTCAAATCGCTCGTACAAATACACGAAAAGAACGGTTGGTTCACACCTCCGAAGGAGGACGGTTAA
- the LOC128269988 gene encoding uncharacterized protein LOC128269988, which translates to MERRKNSSNIVIASDRMKQEPNSTPELDDGSKQSKQRKESQEKDALNDVPKRKPREYRCTIQHSLLGPTIQKWTGKNQNMIHRYTHHALLQVPLQPNVLSKETIFGHFEPEKRWHVGLPTPLYIVPETDGPTVPDLMVRFLHQKNTYSRKLRSTRIAFQHIKSKRAVKHRVGSLNDSGGMQNSAALVYAALLDRDPDPYLHPEANYDYHFTGGSCATLNTFDGKSRTTVTTVFKAIGESLAEVEVMQIRCHKEELAVRRVQICNTNIAGPILEILTIGDHPAGCFVLVRKRNTIVILREQLVENKLEPISRWVPFATIVSVVPFASVCTINPTAHKNRQMLTLCTTDYQRVLRLWTIECSKHNQTGNVQFVKQLQLPAKHSSDGWSTVRCVDGGSILACLDRDMVYLYRVKSEDASPELVYCGGQDFSQWTYVCESHCALDVAPDEGLIFIATCHHLFVVRLASHEGAQSGSDSGDDAKPSLKVVIVFAHNLRQRPVFMHFLPYSFEEEAATGKEEQCFLLLASHLAMDYCICPINRQSTGDDERSPCNMVARQYPYRPRTFFDSYKLAQRQGHCLSAQEPLKRRFFACHSGACLVSFDHCLYVILQNSCGDLLQQKMSANTSECHREDATVPEVIRRWHEQLIEEQTPHYESGHAPYKATDFRPLKRFRDIFNYPGRLSSDLVEQIFPKKIVKKEGAKSIEPMEEAGSASSVASDSDYSDFEDEVTPRSNQKPLPWQQTIEQIQQYKDVLVSPLLDVWGYGTEQAAESHHTIPTTLPPYNNVNERVDSWINTVSNARRPSTESNTSDTFNDTSNFDIESKLFTFTMATQMLQDNDRHGSHTELAEGVECKESQHPFVSSIPLEEAPRTTETRPKKKTYVKGF; encoded by the exons ATGGAGCGTCGAAAAAACTCTTCCAACATCGTTATCGCTTCCGATCGAATGAAGCAAGAGCCGAATAGTACACCGGAACTGGACGATGGATCCAAGCAATCCAAGCAGCGAAAAGAATCCCAAGAAAAAGATGCGTTGAACGATGTCCCAAAACGCAAACCGCGCGAGTACCGCTGTACG ATTCAACATTCCTTGCTGGGACCAACGATACAAAAGTGGACGGGTAAAAATCAGAACATGATCCATCGATACACTCATCATGCGCTACTGCAAGTTCCGCTCCAACCAAATGTGCTGTCGAAAGAAACGATTTTCGGACACTTCGAGCCAGAGAAACGGTGGCACGTTGGTCTGCCAACACCGCTCTACATCGTCCCCgaaacggacggaccgacggtGCCTGATTTGATGGTACGATTTCTGCATCAGAAGAACACGTACAGTCGGAAGCTACGGAGCACCCGTATCGCGTTCCAGCACATCAAATCGAAACGGGCCGTTAAGCATCGTGTGGGATCGTTGAACGACTCCGGTGGTATGCAGAATAGTGCAGCCCTCGTGTACGCCGCTCTGCTCGACCGTGACCCTGATCCCTACCTGCATCCGGAAGCTAACTATGATTACCATTTCACCGGTGGCAGTTGTGCTACGCTGAACACGTTCGATGGCAAATCGAGAACGACGGTGACTACAGTCTTCAAAGCAATCGGTGAGAGTTTGGCAGAGGTGGAGGTAATGCAGATTCGATGCCACAAAGAAGAGCTCGCTGTCCGCCGGGTGCAGATCTGTAACACAAATATCGCTGGCCCCATTCTGGAGATACTCACCATCGGTGACCATCCCGCGGGATGCTTCGTTCTCGTTCGGAAACGCAACACGATTGTGATCCTTCGGGAGCAACTTGTTGAAAATAAGCTAGAACCGATCAGCCGTTGGGTTCCGTTTGCAACCATCGTCTCTGTTGTGCCATTTGCGAGCGTGTGTACCATAAATCcaacggcacacaaaaaccggcAAATGCTTACCCTCTGCACAACCGATTACCAAAGAGTGCTGCGATTATGGACAATTGAATGCAGCAAACACAACCAAACTGGTAATGTACAATTTGTCAAACAACTCCAATTACCTGCGAAACACA GCTCTGACGGTTGGTCTACGGTACGCTGCGTAGACGGTGGTTCGATCTTAGCTTGCCTGGATCGCGATATGGTTTATCTCTACCGTGTCAAATCAGAGGATGCTTCGCCGGAGCTGGTATACTGTGGCGGTCAGGATTTCTCCCAATGGACTTACGTTTGCGAGAGCCACTGTGCGCTGGATGTGGCCCCGGATGAAGGGTTGATTTTTATAGCCACTTGCCACCATCTGTTCGTCGTACGGCTTGCCTCTCACGAAGGTGCACAATCGGGGTCAGATTCTGGCGATGATGCTAAACCGTCGCTTAAGGTGGTCATTGTTTTTGCACACAACCTCCGACAGCGGCCGGTGTTTATGCACTTTCTACCGTACAGTTTCGAGGAGGAAGCAGCCACCGGAAAAGAGGAACAATGTTTTCTCCTCCTAGCTAGCCACCTGGCGATGGATTATTGTATCTGCCCGATTAACCGACAAAGTACGGGCGATGATGAACGATCACCCTGTAACATGGTGGCCCGTCAGTATCCCTATCGTCCACGTACATTTTTCGATTCGTACAAACTGGCTCAACGGCAGGGGCACTGCTTGAGCGCCCAGGAACCACTGAAACGTCGCTTTTTTGCCTGCCATTCCGGCGCatgtttggtttcgttcgaCCACTGTCTGTACGTGATTTTGCAGAACTCTTGCGGTGATCTTCTgcagcaaaaaatgtcggcaAACACAAGCGAATGCCACCGAGAGGACGCGACGGTGCCGGAAGTGATCCGACGATGGCACGAGCAGCTAATCGAAGAACAGACCCCACATTACGAAAGTGGTCACGCACCGTACAAGGCGACTGATTTTAGACCGTTGAAAAGGTTTCGTGATATATTCAACTATCCCGGTAGGCTCAGCAGCGATCTTGTGGAGCAAATATTTCCCAAGAAGATTGTAAAGAAAGAGGGCGCAAAATCGATTGAACCGATGGAAGAGGCAGGTTCCGCTTCGTCCGTTGCATCCGATAGCGACTACAGTGATTTTGAGGATGAAGTCACACCGCGAAGCAACCAGAAACCGTTACCATGGCAGCAAACGATCGAACAAATTCAACAGTACAAAGATGTGCTAGTTTCCCCGCTGTTGGATGTTTGGGGATACGGCACTGAGCAGGCAGCCGAATCGCATCACACAATTCCGACCACATTACCTCCGTACAATAACGTTAACGAGCGCGTCGATAGTTGGATCAATACCGTTAGCAACGCACGACGTCCATCGACGGAAAGCAACACCTCTGACACCTTCAACGATACCAGCAACTTCGATATTGAAAGCAAACTGTTCACGTTCACCATGGCCACTCAGATGTTGCAAGACAACGATCGGCATGGCAGCCACACGGAACTCGCCGAAGGTGTCGAATGCAAGGAAAGCCAGCATCCGTTCGTCAGCAGCATACCGCTAGAGGAAGCACCACGAACAACTGAAACGCGCCCAAAGAAGAAAACGTACGTGAAAGGATTCTAA
- the LOC128272851 gene encoding mitochondrial import inner membrane translocase subunit Tim29: MSLKSSARGFRKAPSLLRNAAEQFKTRYDTVQARLDAITLPERFKGTIVEKWATYWKNLSIDYREMVIDTGRGMRDRPVRSTVYLTLLAAAGYSGANNPTERDFYDQFRRAYNELSLVHPTCQNPVASQHITFLERCHNEGLLRRLSLGVVSFMWLDNYDKGLATYKAICPYLKPRYLTFHERIVDVGFNGRWRQLERKMVDYDINEENV, translated from the coding sequence ATGTCGCTTAAATCCAGTGCTCGGGGGTTCCGTAAGGCCCCATCATTATTGCGAAACGCTGCGGAGCAGTTCAAAACCCGGTACGACACTGTGCAGGCACGGCTCGATGCAATCACGCTGCCGGAGCGGTTCAAGGGAACGATCGTGGAGAAATGGGCCACCTATTGGAAGAATCTTTCCATCGATTACCGGGAGATGGTCATCGATACGGGACGCGGAATGCGGGACCGGCCCGTACGCAGCACTGTCTACCTTacgctgctggccgctgccgGTTACTCCGGTGCCAACAATCCGACCGAGCGGGACTTTTACGACCAGTTTCGCCGGGCGTACAACGAACTTTCACTCGTACATCCCACCTGCCAGAATCCGGTGGCCTCGCAGCACATTACGTTCCTGGAGCGTTGCCACAACGAGGGCCTCCTAAGGCGGTTATCGCTGGGCGTTGTGTCCTTCATGTGGCTCGATAACTACGACAAAGGGCTGGCCACCTACAAGGCCATCTGCCCGTACCTGAAGCCCCGCTATCTTACGTTCCACGAGCGGATAGTGGACGTTGGCTTCAACGGGCGCTGGCGGCAACTCGAGCGGAAAATGGTGGACTACGATATCAACGAGGAAAACGTTTGA